The Sulfitobacter sp. S223 genome has a window encoding:
- a CDS encoding glycosyltransferase: MTQVISIFERIGLGGGGKVKAVYHRLNALAEMEEFDPVLLDLDHSPRQKLNFAELQSNGTLVPRVRLLTLPQACYDAALAAGTAPFSDFPEPDEIEVKPSKTVYYRDGVAVMVDKSKQTAIGSVTKRTVEHPLGAMLYTLIDGAVHQMVQRKLDGTVETTDFVNAIPIRWLKTRDRKFEIGKNLITGQFCRTSRVFVRNLFEMADFQDAVMFFDGVTSAYLSPATQAKRALFLHADHRGPEGGIVPRSKFLIENFQGEAIVTSTNVHKAQIEEDVIPSADVHVVPHVCETDRADGGAREHLVTVSRLELVGKPIDECISAFCQIKDEFPQVDYLIYGLGAGQQKLEAQITALGCGDRVKLAGYTDNPLDVFQNAIASVYPTTTEGFGLSILEALSKGCPVLTYDVNYGPREMVKPGVNGELVARGDIPQIADAMRRILRQPAQYQQGTTVGLERYSRQAYLDNYRTLVTGLAQKRRTD; this comes from the coding sequence ATGACGCAGGTCATTAGCATATTTGAACGTATCGGCCTTGGTGGTGGTGGCAAGGTAAAGGCGGTCTACCATCGCCTCAACGCCTTGGCCGAAATGGAGGAGTTTGACCCCGTTCTGTTGGACCTCGACCATAGTCCACGACAAAAGCTCAACTTCGCCGAGCTGCAATCGAATGGTACGCTGGTACCCCGCGTGCGTCTGTTGACCTTGCCGCAGGCTTGCTACGACGCAGCTCTGGCCGCGGGCACTGCTCCCTTTTCGGACTTTCCTGAACCAGATGAGATTGAGGTGAAGCCAAGCAAAACAGTTTACTATCGTGACGGTGTCGCTGTGATGGTGGATAAATCCAAACAAACGGCGATTGGCAGTGTTACGAAACGTACCGTTGAACATCCTTTGGGTGCCATGCTTTACACATTGATTGATGGTGCCGTTCACCAAATGGTGCAGCGTAAGTTGGACGGGACAGTTGAGACGACGGATTTTGTGAACGCTATTCCTATACGCTGGCTCAAAACCAGAGATCGCAAATTCGAGATCGGGAAAAACCTGATTACAGGCCAATTTTGTCGTACGTCGCGCGTATTCGTGCGTAACCTGTTTGAAATGGCTGACTTTCAGGACGCAGTGATGTTTTTCGATGGTGTGACGTCCGCGTATCTATCGCCTGCAACGCAAGCAAAGCGTGCGTTATTCCTGCATGCCGATCACCGGGGGCCCGAAGGCGGTATCGTGCCACGGTCGAAATTCCTGATCGAGAACTTTCAGGGAGAAGCAATCGTTACGTCGACCAACGTACATAAGGCGCAGATCGAGGAGGATGTTATCCCATCAGCGGATGTGCATGTCGTGCCGCATGTTTGCGAAACGGACCGTGCGGACGGCGGTGCGCGTGAACATCTCGTGACGGTGTCGCGGTTGGAGCTGGTGGGCAAGCCGATTGATGAATGCATTTCGGCATTCTGCCAGATCAAAGATGAGTTCCCGCAGGTTGATTATCTTATCTACGGTCTTGGTGCTGGGCAGCAGAAGCTTGAAGCACAGATCACGGCATTGGGCTGTGGCGACAGGGTTAAGTTGGCAGGTTATACTGATAACCCCCTAGACGTGTTTCAGAATGCGATTGCTTCGGTGTATCCGACCACGACCGAAGGTTTTGGCCTTTCTATCCTTGAGGCGCTGTCCAAAGGTTGTCCGGTGCTGACCTATGACGTGAATTATGGTCCGCGGGAAATGGTCAAACCGGGCGTTAACGGAGAGCTTGTCGCGCGAGGTGACATACCGCAGATTGCGGATGCCATGCGCAGGATCTTGCGGCAACCCGCGCAGTACCAGCAGGGCACAACCGTTGGGCTTGAGCGCTATTCGCGGCAGGCTTATCTGGATAACTACCGCACTCTTGTGACGGGTTTGGCGCAAAAGCGCCGCACTGACTGA
- the rpsD gene encoding 30S ribosomal protein S4 — protein MTKRTAAKHKIDRRMGENIWGRPKSPVNRREYGPGQHGQRRKGKISDFGIQLRAKQKLKGYYGDLTEKQFRRIYGEAERVKGDTGENLIGLLERRLDAVIYRAKFVATVFAARQFVNHRHVRVNGKLVNIPSYRVKEGDVIEVRDRSKQMVALIEATQLAERDVPDYIDADHSKMTATFVRTPTLGDVPYPVVMEPNLVVEFYAKN, from the coding sequence GTGACTAAACGCACCGCTGCCAAGCACAAAATTGACCGCCGTATGGGCGAAAACATCTGGGGCCGTCCAAAGTCACCAGTAAACCGTCGTGAATATGGCCCCGGCCAGCATGGTCAGCGCCGTAAGGGCAAGATTTCCGATTTCGGTATCCAGCTGCGCGCCAAGCAGAAGCTTAAAGGCTACTACGGCGACCTGACCGAAAAGCAGTTCCGTCGCATCTATGGCGAAGCCGAGCGTGTAAAAGGCGATACAGGTGAAAACCTGATCGGTCTGCTGGAGCGTCGCCTTGACGCGGTTATCTACCGCGCCAAGTTCGTTGCAACAGTCTTTGCTGCACGCCAGTTTGTGAACCACCGCCACGTGCGCGTGAACGGCAAGCTCGTGAACATCCCTTCCTACCGTGTAAAAGAGGGCGACGTGATCGAAGTGCGTGACCGTTCCAAGCAGATGGTTGCACTGATCGAAGCCACACAGCTGGCCGAGCGCGATGTGCCAGACTACATCGATGCGGATCACTCCAAAATGACAGCGACATTCGTGCGCACACCTACGCTGGGCGATGTTCCTTACCCTGTCGTAATGGAACCAAACCTCGTCGTGGAATTCTACGCGAAGAACTAA